Proteins co-encoded in one Bremerella sp. TYQ1 genomic window:
- a CDS encoding sugar phosphate isomerase/epimerase has product MSNQASNSSRSTRRNFLAAAAGASLIPLSQACQAHDETPADDNGARKTSPIVLSTYSLWRFRNEEFRDFHKCIDIADEYGFDGVELLLYQLEQNELLSHAKMMSYKRHALRLGLPLVGLSTHQGFVTPDREKRQENIDRTIGQIEIAYELGIPVMRVNTGRWGTSGSFDELMANRGIEPPLEGYTDEDGYPWVIEALEKCLPTAEKCGVVLALENHWGLGLTPEGILRIVNAVDSPWLQICTDTGNFLEDPYTRLEKIAPQTVFVQAKTYYGGGQWYTLDLDYPRIGEILRKHNYRGYVSLEFEGMEDYTKALPESLALLRKVFKRA; this is encoded by the coding sequence ATGAGCAATCAGGCATCCAATTCATCCCGATCGACCCGACGTAATTTCTTAGCCGCGGCTGCCGGAGCATCGTTGATTCCGCTAAGTCAGGCCTGCCAGGCACACGACGAAACGCCCGCCGACGATAACGGAGCACGAAAAACTTCGCCAATCGTTCTTTCGACCTATTCGTTGTGGCGATTTCGCAATGAAGAATTCCGCGATTTCCATAAGTGCATCGATATCGCCGATGAATATGGATTCGACGGGGTCGAACTGCTGCTTTATCAATTGGAACAAAACGAACTACTCAGCCATGCGAAGATGATGTCGTACAAACGACATGCATTGCGGCTTGGGTTGCCGCTTGTGGGACTCTCAACGCACCAAGGCTTTGTGACCCCAGATCGAGAGAAACGCCAGGAAAACATCGACCGAACGATTGGGCAGATCGAAATTGCCTACGAATTGGGGATTCCGGTCATGCGGGTCAACACCGGCCGCTGGGGAACCTCCGGAAGTTTCGACGAACTGATGGCCAACCGCGGCATAGAACCACCTTTGGAAGGCTACACCGATGAAGATGGTTATCCGTGGGTAATTGAAGCACTGGAAAAATGCTTGCCAACCGCAGAGAAGTGCGGTGTCGTGCTGGCGCTCGAGAATCACTGGGGCCTTGGATTGACGCCCGAGGGAATCTTGCGGATTGTCAATGCGGTCGATTCGCCATGGCTGCAGATCTGTACCGACACGGGGAACTTCCTTGAGGATCCCTATACCCGTTTGGAAAAGATCGCCCCTCAGACGGTCTTTGTGCAAGCGAAGACGTACTACGGTGGAGGACAGTGGTACACGCTTGATCTCGACTATCCACGCATTGGCGAGATTTTGCGAAAGCACAATTATCGTGGCTACGTTTCGCTCGAATTCGAGGGAATGGAAGACTATACCAAAGCATTGCCGGAAAGCCTGGCGTTGCTGCGTAAAGTCTTCAAGCGAGCCTAG
- a CDS encoding thioredoxin family protein: protein MQKAIVVVVALICFAAPVLLTLASYSSGDFSPTDDVAPRDLPGKVLFFTAGWCPACRRADPAYQELRNAGYPIRKVNVDSNSSLAQKYGIRSIPQFVYVVNGEEKRRVSGAASASRIKRLYRGGW, encoded by the coding sequence ATGCAAAAGGCAATCGTAGTTGTAGTGGCGCTGATTTGCTTCGCTGCTCCTGTACTTCTGACACTCGCAAGTTATTCTTCCGGCGACTTTTCACCTACGGACGATGTGGCCCCGCGTGACTTGCCGGGCAAGGTGTTGTTCTTTACCGCTGGCTGGTGCCCAGCTTGTCGTCGTGCTGATCCCGCCTATCAAGAACTGCGAAATGCCGGCTATCCCATCCGCAAAGTGAATGTCGATTCAAATTCGTCATTGGCTCAGAAGTATGGAATTCGTTCGATTCCACAATTTGTCTACGTCGTGAATGGCGAAGAGAAACGTCGCGTAAGTGGTGCCGCTTCGGCCTCGCGCATTAAGCGACTCTATCGAGGCGGATGGTAA
- a CDS encoding class I SAM-dependent methyltransferase: MAQVARTDQAWKQWGDVDPYYGVLTDEKYRGKNLGDAEKDEFFASGRERVDYILQEASRFLGRDFQPQKILDYGCGVGRLALAFADRAAEVTGIDVSEGMLREAEVNAQRLGTHNIQWLAIDGTTLPTDEQFDFVHSFIVFQHIRPQQGLSLFQQLVERIRPGGIGAIQLTYSRSQYAEYQGLPSPRPSAREIWRRVWLNSPVRRHLKAMLGKPVQPEMEMNAYHLNQVFFLLQSIGIDQVHTEFTNHGGHLGVSLMFAKPSAAGQVSKAA, from the coding sequence ATGGCTCAGGTAGCCAGAACTGATCAGGCATGGAAGCAATGGGGTGATGTCGATCCCTACTATGGCGTCCTGACTGACGAAAAGTATCGTGGCAAGAACCTAGGCGATGCCGAGAAGGACGAGTTCTTTGCCAGTGGTCGCGAACGAGTCGACTACATCTTGCAGGAAGCAAGCCGTTTCCTGGGACGCGATTTTCAGCCACAGAAAATTCTCGACTATGGTTGCGGCGTTGGTCGCTTGGCTTTGGCGTTCGCGGATCGTGCGGCTGAAGTTACCGGAATCGACGTTTCCGAAGGGATGCTGCGAGAAGCGGAAGTCAACGCTCAGCGTCTAGGCACGCACAACATTCAGTGGTTGGCCATCGATGGAACCACGCTGCCGACTGACGAGCAGTTCGATTTTGTGCATTCCTTCATCGTGTTTCAACACATTCGACCCCAGCAAGGGCTTTCGTTATTCCAACAATTGGTCGAACGAATTCGGCCTGGGGGAATAGGAGCAATCCAGCTTACCTATTCGCGTTCGCAATATGCGGAATATCAAGGGTTGCCGTCACCTCGACCTTCAGCACGAGAAATTTGGCGACGCGTCTGGTTGAACTCGCCGGTTCGCCGTCACTTAAAGGCAATGCTCGGCAAGCCGGTTCAGCCAGAGATGGAAATGAATGCCTACCACTTGAACCAGGTTTTCTTTCTACTGCAATCGATTGGAATCGACCAAGTTCATACCGAGTTCACCAACCATGGCGGCCACCTGGGCGTTTCGCTAATGTTTGCCAAACCGAGTGCTGCTGGTCAGGTCTCGAAGGCGGCCTAG
- a CDS encoding YegJ family protein has product MRFCLSVLLAVFLLTGCGSPPETLVQDGYDEKEMDAAIAKAQATVDEFIEKLESHDGESFAVKAPIEDGKKVEHFWVTGVKFDNGQFTGTIDNDPGIVSNVQAGQEWTIAKGDISDWMYMRNGKIYGNYTMRPLLKTLPPEEAEKMRSMLAEP; this is encoded by the coding sequence ATGCGATTTTGCCTGTCAGTTTTGCTTGCTGTGTTTCTGCTAACCGGTTGTGGCTCTCCTCCAGAAACGCTGGTCCAAGATGGCTACGATGAAAAGGAAATGGATGCGGCGATCGCAAAAGCACAAGCAACCGTTGACGAGTTCATTGAAAAACTCGAGAGCCACGACGGCGAGAGTTTCGCGGTCAAAGCACCTATTGAAGATGGAAAAAAGGTCGAACATTTCTGGGTAACAGGAGTGAAGTTCGACAACGGTCAGTTTACAGGAACGATCGACAACGACCCTGGGATTGTCTCCAACGTCCAAGCGGGGCAAGAGTGGACAATCGCGAAAGGGGATATCTCTGACTGGATGTACATGCGAAATGGCAAGATCTACGGAAACTACACGATGCGTCCGCTTCTGAAGACATTGCCTCCAGAGGAAGCGGAAAAGATGAGATCGATGCTGGCCGAACCTTAA
- a CDS encoding DUF1559 domain-containing protein, with translation MNSKRYSGFTLVELLVVIAIIGVLIALLLPAVQQAREAARRMECKNNMKQIGLAMHNYHDSLGSFPPGAIATTPASDNNLGNNGSWDANMSRAPWTVLILPYMEESALHDSFDFGKQFAWAFYQNLDVHSASNYDTSSNTNHVFQKTSMPKYICPSFTTGRFPTLSYHAVCGGGETPARQNEYNGHAGYSGRVYFNNGVFWRNSKTKFRDITDGTTNVLIVGETIYSMKGNTCCEMTTWASGYRLTPNDQLLVGTSAAVRQINSGPDVNGNQVNTFGYVTSTYGSEHPGGAQFVLGDGSVQFLSEVMDINAYRQMAVRADGLPIGSPQ, from the coding sequence ATGAACTCGAAGCGGTACTCGGGTTTTACGTTGGTGGAATTACTCGTGGTCATTGCCATTATTGGCGTGCTGATTGCCCTGTTGTTGCCTGCGGTCCAGCAAGCACGCGAGGCGGCTCGCCGAATGGAATGCAAGAACAACATGAAGCAAATCGGCTTAGCGATGCATAACTATCACGACTCGCTGGGCTCGTTTCCACCGGGCGCGATCGCCACTACGCCTGCTTCCGATAACAATCTTGGCAACAACGGTAGTTGGGATGCCAATATGTCTCGGGCACCTTGGACGGTACTCATCCTGCCCTACATGGAAGAGTCCGCTCTGCACGATTCATTCGACTTCGGCAAGCAGTTTGCCTGGGCGTTTTATCAAAATCTGGATGTCCACAGTGCTTCCAACTACGACACCAGTTCCAATACCAATCATGTCTTTCAGAAGACCAGTATGCCGAAGTACATCTGCCCTTCGTTCACGACTGGGCGATTCCCAACGCTAAGCTATCACGCTGTATGTGGTGGTGGCGAGACGCCAGCTCGACAAAACGAATACAACGGCCATGCCGGCTACAGTGGACGTGTGTATTTCAACAACGGTGTGTTCTGGCGTAACTCGAAGACCAAGTTTCGGGATATCACCGATGGCACCACGAACGTCTTAATTGTGGGGGAAACCATCTATTCGATGAAAGGGAATACCTGCTGCGAAATGACCACTTGGGCTTCCGGGTACCGCCTGACGCCGAACGATCAGTTGCTTGTGGGAACGTCGGCAGCTGTCCGTCAAATTAACAGCGGCCCCGATGTGAACGGCAACCAGGTCAATACGTTCGGCTATGTGACATCGACGTATGGAAGCGAGCATCCCGGCGGAGCCCAGTTTGTACTTGGAGATGGATCGGTTCAATTCCTGAGTGAAGTAATGGACATCAATGCTTATCGGCAAATGGCCGTTCGCGCCGATGGACTGCCCATTGGTTCGCCTCAATAA
- a CDS encoding helix-turn-helix domain-containing protein produces MIDHTNLVTKTIALFLPRGHEQSARITAGAVMSAADYPHITLLEWPYDDSQPDFDYDFNEIEFDGAIIWAYNGSPWAKRLLSMGIPVVNCGSNWIRQGVPSVAFDWEALQNDLIEKFTALGREHAAIVSHNLGNDPFKNAWLEQLISRLGENNITTQFFIAPGLPSEERQRMFKPAREQEIIKFLEKLPQPSAIYCDDDYLAALLCRVARDLGLRIPQDVAVMGFGNFSISQVASPAISSIEIHGQMIGRQAFNMVRQRLETPEAEFPQVHHVRLDFIERDTFRFELVKDAVVAQVNRLIEREACQGINVDELARRLGVSRNTLNRRFQQEYGITPGKKIRAIRVQQAKKMLVNSDHSVTKVAELCGFPEPANFVNFFRREVGQTPNEYRNATRQSEDS; encoded by the coding sequence ATGATCGATCACACCAACTTGGTAACGAAAACGATTGCCTTGTTCTTGCCGCGGGGGCACGAGCAGTCTGCTCGCATTACCGCTGGCGCTGTCATGAGTGCGGCCGACTATCCGCATATCACGCTACTTGAGTGGCCATACGACGATTCCCAGCCCGATTTCGACTACGATTTCAACGAAATCGAATTCGACGGAGCGATTATCTGGGCCTACAACGGTTCTCCGTGGGCCAAGCGTTTACTCTCGATGGGCATTCCCGTGGTGAACTGCGGCAGCAACTGGATCCGCCAGGGGGTTCCCTCCGTAGCGTTCGATTGGGAAGCGTTACAAAACGATTTGATTGAGAAATTTACCGCCCTCGGAAGAGAGCATGCGGCGATCGTTTCGCATAACCTGGGTAACGATCCGTTTAAGAATGCTTGGCTGGAACAATTGATCAGCCGGCTTGGCGAGAACAACATCACGACCCAGTTCTTCATCGCGCCTGGTCTGCCAAGCGAAGAACGGCAGCGCATGTTCAAGCCGGCCAGGGAACAGGAAATCATCAAGTTCTTGGAGAAACTCCCGCAGCCGTCGGCCATTTATTGCGACGACGACTATCTCGCGGCGCTGCTTTGTCGTGTTGCTCGGGATCTCGGACTTCGCATCCCGCAAGATGTCGCGGTGATGGGTTTTGGGAACTTCTCGATTTCGCAGGTGGCATCCCCGGCGATTTCATCGATCGAGATTCATGGGCAGATGATCGGTCGACAGGCGTTTAACATGGTCCGCCAGCGACTTGAGACCCCGGAAGCTGAATTCCCACAAGTCCATCACGTTCGACTCGATTTCATCGAACGCGATACTTTCCGCTTCGAGTTGGTCAAAGATGCCGTCGTCGCTCAGGTCAATCGGCTGATCGAACGCGAGGCATGTCAGGGGATCAATGTTGACGAGTTAGCTCGAAGATTGGGCGTCTCACGCAACACGCTCAATCGCCGCTTCCAACAGGAATACGGCATCACGCCTGGCAAAAAGATCCGGGCCATCCGCGTTCAGCAAGCTAAGAAGATGTTGGTGAACTCGGATCACAGCGTTACGAAGGTGGCAGAGCTATGTGGCTTTCCAGAGCCTGCCAACTTCGTGAACTTCTTTCGTCGCGAAGTCGGACAAACGCCTAACGAGTATCGCAACGCAACGCGGCAGTCGGAAGACTCCTAG
- a CDS encoding metallophosphoesterase — MKYSLALQSWVCFSVIFLGAVSAQEKPAAEKPVSETPNLVHDRHMHHHNHHHETEQPSAKRFFTTRNSEVILPLPTEKDAFVFAVFGDRTGGPKEGVNVLADAVRDVNLIEPDLVMTVGDLINGYNGTEAWLGQMREFKAIMKELLCPWFPVAGNHDVYWRPLDDPQMPVGQHDEHYEMHFGPLWYSFQHKNCNFIVLYSDEGNPETGEKNFSKPESQKISEEQLKFLTESLERGKDCDHQFIFLHHPRWLGRGYGNDWKERVHPLLKKTGNVTAVFAGHIHYMRYDPEDGIEYVTLATVGGGQSSKVPEAGYLHQYHLVTVRPKQVAMAAFPVGEAMDVREITAELQGQVIALAKQKPEVTTTLEEVEDGVFKGKLTTVIKNPSDRPIDFTLTPTSRDSRWSLAPNHTHGHVAPGESQKISFNIRYLGKMHDESYQDIELVLAQDYLARTTRYAIPESRTKVEFKPAEEAKK, encoded by the coding sequence ATGAAGTACTCGTTGGCGTTACAAAGTTGGGTTTGTTTCTCGGTTATTTTTCTCGGAGCGGTAAGTGCCCAGGAAAAGCCAGCCGCAGAAAAGCCGGTCAGTGAAACTCCCAATCTGGTGCACGACCGTCACATGCACCATCACAATCACCACCACGAAACCGAGCAGCCCAGCGCAAAGCGGTTTTTCACCACGCGTAACAGCGAAGTGATTTTGCCGCTGCCGACCGAGAAAGACGCATTCGTCTTCGCCGTTTTCGGTGACCGAACCGGCGGTCCGAAAGAAGGCGTCAACGTCCTTGCCGACGCCGTTCGCGACGTGAACTTGATCGAACCTGACTTGGTGATGACGGTCGGCGATTTGATCAATGGCTATAACGGCACCGAAGCCTGGCTCGGGCAGATGCGCGAGTTCAAAGCCATCATGAAAGAGCTGCTGTGCCCTTGGTTCCCCGTCGCAGGCAATCACGACGTCTATTGGCGTCCACTCGACGATCCGCAAATGCCTGTTGGCCAGCATGACGAACATTACGAAATGCACTTCGGTCCGCTCTGGTATTCATTCCAGCACAAGAATTGCAACTTCATCGTGCTGTACTCTGACGAAGGCAATCCAGAAACCGGCGAGAAAAACTTCAGCAAGCCGGAGTCGCAAAAGATCAGCGAAGAGCAACTGAAGTTCCTCACCGAATCGCTCGAACGAGGCAAAGACTGCGATCACCAGTTCATCTTCCTGCACCACCCGCGATGGCTCGGCCGTGGCTATGGAAACGACTGGAAAGAACGCGTGCACCCACTGTTGAAGAAGACCGGCAACGTAACCGCTGTTTTCGCAGGCCATATCCACTACATGCGTTACGATCCGGAAGATGGCATCGAATACGTCACTCTGGCAACCGTCGGCGGTGGGCAATCGAGCAAAGTTCCGGAAGCAGGTTATTTGCATCAGTACCACCTGGTCACCGTTCGTCCGAAGCAAGTCGCCATGGCCGCGTTCCCTGTTGGTGAAGCGATGGACGTTCGCGAGATCACTGCGGAACTGCAAGGGCAGGTCATCGCGCTCGCAAAACAAAAGCCGGAAGTCACCACCACGCTGGAAGAAGTGGAAGACGGCGTCTTCAAGGGCAAGCTGACCACGGTCATCAAGAACCCTTCCGATCGACCGATCGACTTCACGCTGACACCAACTAGCCGCGATTCCCGCTGGAGTCTGGCCCCGAATCATACGCACGGGCATGTCGCTCCTGGCGAGTCGCAGAAGATCAGCTTCAACATTCGTTACCTCGGCAAGATGCACGACGAGTCGTACCAAGACATCGAATTGGTTCTCGCCCAAGACTATCTTGCTCGCACAACGCGATACGCAATTCCTGAATCGCGGACGAAAGTCGAGTTCAAGCCTGCCGAAGAAGCGAAGAAATAA
- a CDS encoding DUF1559 domain-containing protein: MSMTRKRGFTLVELLVVIAIIGVLIALLLPAVQQAREAARRSQCSNNLKQLGIALHNYHDTNEAFPSRAQGGGGCDSWYGGVSAFVPLTPFLEQNAVYELWEPRLNGNGDCYINTEFDGSRAQIPGLLCPSDNDTRTHRELGLTNYGTVVSDHWMETTGAQGEDKQPRGMFGWNSFFNIADLKDGTSNTIALAEIMRASSEGARGDTAIINFSKPSDCTASTVWLGNKFAEGLTFQPLVDKHGFSWHPGNIVYTGVTTIIPPNGPSCAREQNFWTEAMMTSNSRHPGGVQVVFADGSAQFINETIDAGDQDATPNWNGNSAYGVWGALGTRSGGEIHDF; this comes from the coding sequence ATGTCAATGACGAGAAAGAGGGGATTTACCCTCGTTGAGCTCTTGGTGGTAATTGCCATCATAGGTGTGCTGATTGCGCTGCTTTTGCCGGCAGTCCAGCAAGCACGGGAAGCCGCGAGGCGGTCCCAGTGTTCTAATAATCTAAAACAATTAGGGATTGCGCTCCACAATTATCACGACACAAACGAAGCTTTTCCCTCGCGAGCGCAGGGCGGCGGGGGTTGCGATTCGTGGTATGGCGGCGTCAGTGCTTTCGTCCCGCTCACTCCATTTCTCGAGCAAAATGCCGTTTACGAACTGTGGGAACCACGGCTCAACGGTAACGGTGATTGCTACATCAATACCGAGTTTGATGGCTCTCGGGCCCAGATTCCAGGCCTTCTTTGCCCTTCGGATAACGATACCCGGACCCATCGCGAACTTGGTCTGACCAACTACGGTACAGTCGTTTCCGATCACTGGATGGAAACCACTGGGGCTCAAGGGGAAGACAAGCAGCCACGTGGCATGTTCGGCTGGAATTCCTTCTTCAATATCGCTGACCTGAAAGATGGGACGAGCAATACGATTGCGTTGGCGGAAATCATGCGGGCCTCATCGGAAGGTGCTCGTGGTGATACGGCGATCATCAACTTCTCGAAGCCAAGCGATTGCACGGCCAGCACGGTTTGGTTGGGAAACAAGTTTGCCGAAGGACTCACGTTTCAACCGCTGGTTGATAAGCATGGTTTCAGTTGGCACCCCGGCAATATTGTTTACACCGGCGTGACGACCATTATTCCACCGAACGGTCCCTCTTGTGCACGCGAGCAAAATTTCTGGACCGAAGCAATGATGACTTCCAACAGTCGTCATCCTGGCGGCGTGCAAGTTGTTTTCGCGGATGGCTCGGCGCAGTTCATCAACGAAACCATTGATGCAGGCGATCAAGATGCAACGCCTAACTGGAATGGTAATTCGGCCTATGGCGTGTGGGGCGCGCTAGGTACCCGCTCGGGAGGCGAAATCCATGACTTTTAA
- the mdoH gene encoding glucans biosynthesis glucosyltransferase MdoH produces the protein MSHLSSTTDISAVFDSFSADGLATVFPNAGRLDNIPESDIRAAKLVVADYLRDLGLTDTDFIAAESKRIVNEALEQMATDPKASGKRLRKAAIRLTVKKLAKWVHAIEVENDASDQPIPSGVIGAHLPELLSQHPEGLLGEDLPETVVATAKSKRKPVVPEAKPKEMTKQELPLLPRWGHQVAEMFGFELERKPSHGPASNASEKNDCSFFNCFNVTRGLLAFLTVLTTGTAAAVYWETVAGTGFFQYPLVGLFVVLFFWIAFSFWTATMGLASILFSHKKKQTISPDDPGYLDGLPKSAILMPIYNEDTTSVMANVKAVAESLHSLGAAEKFDVFVLSDTTNPDIWLEEERAWAKLVIDLPEQCQVFYRHRPKNISRKAGNIADFCQRWGDHYPYMTVLDADSVMAGETLVEMVRRMTNDPKIGILQVPPTPVNRQSFFARTQQFAAQIYGRVFLEGFALWSECDGNYWGHNAIIRIKPFMEHCDLPVLPGNGPLGGEILSHDFVEAALMRRAGWKICLAHDLQGSYEECPTTMLDYAQRDQRWCQGNMQHMGLLLADGFHPASRLHLSMGVMSYLASPLWLVFLTLSLVAAFVTGGAEGSAILGALAGGLFAATMGMLLLPKAYGLIALYLRPRDCDTAQVRERAWLSVLLETGIAILIAPIMMLLHSQFVLATLRGKKVKWNAQQRDDTGVTLNDAIMMHWAHTLIGLTATLTLYATAPAFLFWLSPVLVGLVFSIPLSMLLGSLDIGQKLKAKSLLMIGEEVERPEVLVAQQKAMAQAFREKHSASKADPFQLVLEDPAYLVLHLGILRTADREIPIFRDQLMEIQAMVKKEGLHSLPPNIRFQVQNNRYAMEQLHIQLRSQRMPKSALAYR, from the coding sequence ATGTCCCATTTAAGTTCAACCACTGACATTAGCGCTGTATTCGACTCGTTCAGCGCTGATGGTCTCGCGACTGTATTTCCGAATGCAGGCCGACTGGACAACATTCCCGAGTCCGACATTCGTGCTGCGAAACTCGTGGTTGCGGATTACCTGCGCGACCTCGGGCTGACCGATACCGATTTCATCGCCGCGGAAAGCAAACGAATCGTCAACGAAGCCCTCGAGCAGATGGCGACCGATCCGAAAGCGAGCGGTAAACGTCTGCGGAAAGCGGCCATTCGTTTGACAGTGAAAAAGCTGGCCAAATGGGTGCATGCAATCGAAGTCGAAAACGACGCCAGCGATCAACCAATTCCTAGTGGCGTGATCGGAGCGCACTTGCCGGAACTGCTTAGTCAGCATCCGGAAGGTTTGCTCGGTGAAGATCTGCCGGAAACGGTTGTCGCCACCGCAAAGAGCAAGCGTAAGCCAGTTGTTCCGGAAGCGAAGCCGAAAGAGATGACCAAGCAAGAGTTGCCGCTGCTTCCTCGCTGGGGACATCAAGTGGCCGAAATGTTTGGCTTCGAGCTGGAACGTAAGCCAAGCCACGGCCCTGCATCCAACGCCAGCGAAAAGAACGATTGCTCGTTCTTCAACTGCTTTAACGTGACGCGTGGGCTGTTGGCATTCCTGACGGTCCTGACGACCGGAACGGCCGCCGCGGTCTATTGGGAAACGGTCGCAGGCACCGGCTTCTTCCAATATCCGTTGGTCGGTTTGTTTGTCGTGCTGTTCTTCTGGATCGCGTTCAGCTTCTGGACGGCGACGATGGGATTGGCTTCGATCTTGTTTTCGCACAAGAAGAAACAGACGATCAGCCCGGACGATCCTGGTTATCTGGATGGCTTGCCGAAGAGTGCCATCTTGATGCCGATCTACAACGAAGATACGACCAGCGTGATGGCGAACGTTAAAGCGGTCGCCGAGTCGCTGCACTCGTTGGGTGCTGCCGAGAAGTTCGACGTGTTCGTGCTTTCCGACACCACTAACCCAGACATCTGGCTGGAAGAAGAGCGTGCTTGGGCCAAGCTGGTGATCGACCTGCCGGAACAGTGCCAGGTCTTCTATCGCCATCGCCCAAAGAACATCAGCCGCAAAGCAGGCAACATTGCCGACTTCTGCCAACGCTGGGGTGACCATTATCCTTATATGACGGTGCTCGATGCCGACAGCGTCATGGCAGGCGAAACGCTCGTCGAGATGGTTCGCCGCATGACGAACGATCCGAAGATCGGCATCCTGCAAGTCCCGCCGACTCCGGTCAATCGTCAGTCGTTCTTCGCCCGAACGCAGCAGTTCGCTGCCCAGATTTACGGCCGCGTCTTCCTCGAAGGGTTCGCGCTTTGGTCGGAATGCGATGGCAACTACTGGGGCCACAATGCGATCATTCGCATCAAGCCTTTCATGGAACATTGCGATCTGCCGGTTTTGCCAGGCAACGGTCCACTCGGCGGCGAAATCCTCAGCCACGACTTCGTTGAAGCGGCTTTGATGCGTCGCGCTGGCTGGAAGATTTGCCTCGCACATGATCTCCAAGGAAGTTACGAAGAATGTCCCACGACCATGTTGGACTACGCTCAGCGTGACCAACGTTGGTGCCAAGGGAACATGCAGCACATGGGTTTGCTGTTGGCCGATGGGTTCCATCCCGCCAGCCGACTCCACTTGAGCATGGGTGTGATGAGCTACCTCGCTTCGCCGCTCTGGCTTGTCTTCCTGACGCTTTCGCTGGTGGCCGCCTTCGTGACCGGAGGAGCCGAAGGAAGTGCGATCCTGGGTGCGCTTGCTGGTGGCTTGTTCGCCGCGACGATGGGCATGCTGCTGCTGCCGAAAGCTTATGGTTTGATCGCGTTGTACTTGCGTCCACGCGACTGCGATACGGCACAAGTTCGCGAACGTGCCTGGTTAAGCGTCCTGCTGGAAACCGGCATCGCTATCTTGATCGCTCCGATCATGATGCTGCTGCACAGCCAGTTCGTTTTGGCCACCCTGCGTGGTAAGAAGGTGAAGTGGAACGCTCAACAGCGTGACGACACCGGTGTGACGCTGAACGATGCCATTATGATGCATTGGGCGCACACGTTGATCGGTTTGACTGCCACGTTGACGCTTTACGCCACCGCCCCGGCCTTCCTCTTCTGGCTGTCGCCGGTATTGGTCGGCTTGGTCTTCTCGATTCCGCTTTCGATGCTGCTTGGTAGCCTCGATATCGGTCAGAAGCTGAAAGCGAAAAGCTTGCTCATGATTGGCGAAGAAGTCGAACGTCCGGAAGTGCTCGTCGCTCAGCAAAAAGCGATGGCTCAAGCCTTCCGCGAAAAGCACTCGGCCAGCAAAGCCGATCCATTCCAGTTGGTTCTGGAAGATCCTGCTTACCTGGTGCTGCACTTGGGCATCCTTCGCACAGCCGATCGCGAGATTCCGATCTTCCGCGATCAGCTGATGGAAATTCAAGCGATGGTCAAAAAGGAAGGGCTGCATTCGCTTCCACCGAACATTCGCTTCCAGGTTCAAAACAATCGCTATGCGATGGAACAGCTGCACATTCAGTTGCGGTCCCAACGCATGCCGAAGTCGGCGTTGGCATATCGCTAA